The genomic segment TCTGAAGTGGCCGGCTCAACACTGTGGAACAAGCTCCCACTCTATATTAGATCTGCCTCCACTTTGTCTGAGTTCAAATCATGTCTCAAAACTTATCTATTCTCTGTTGCTTTTAGCTTATAAGAGTGTTCGGTCTTAAATAGGCCTAGTTTTGCTACTATTAGTGTACTCTgtaagtgttttgttttaaactgttttgctgagtacttaatattttattttttctaacttGTACAGCACTTTTGTCAGCATGTGGCTGTTTTTAttagtgctttataaataaactgaacttgAACTCGAATTAGAACTAGAATTGAAATtatgaattaaacatttattgataaataaaataagtagtgCAGTTAATATCTATTCTGACTAAGTTAGaactataatatttattttaaacctgAAATAAATGAAGGACTTTGAAGAAAATTTTTTTAGCTCAAATTATTATGCTGAAAATATGATGTACAATGAAAACAACGTACATTCAATGAGAAAATTGCACAACTGCAGCATTTTCActagtgctgctgctgctgctcagaGACTTTAAAAGGACTGAAAAGGTTTACGCAACAAAGTCGTGTATTTAGAGACCGTAAATTTTAGGCTACTGTAAAGTAGTTGTTCCAGCTGAGAGGCAGTCATTTACACGCTGCAAAGCATTATATTGTTTTTAGACGCTGCCAGCGTTACTGAAATGAGGTAagcacaacttttattttttcaaactgCATGAACTCTCTTATTTTAAGACTGTCATTTCATAATTAAATAGGAGATTGAAATCATTTTCCTTCAGTAGTGcacatatttccttttttttcaaaacaatattctgtttaattgtttttatattgataAATCTATTAATTCaccacagcatttatttaataaacgcACATTGTCTCTACAATgagatttgtgtttgatatttgtCCTTTCAGTCGAAGGGGAGCCTTATCAGTATGATGCTCTTTTGGATAAATACCCTAAATCTATAATTGGTGAGGTATTCTATAATGTTTTCATCCACAGCaagctttacttttttttctgttttcaggcTGTTTTTAATGGGCCACAGGGGACCATAGGGTTGTCTAACCTTTGCGAGCTGTATAATAAGGAGTCTGTCCAAACCTTTTGCTCTGTGTTTGTGCATGAGGGGGAAAACAGAATTACAACGAGACAACTGTGAAGATACACAAGAGCCAGGGACAACCTTTTCTTTTGCATACATTACGTTTTCATTGTGAAAAGCATGCTTTGAATGAGATTTAATGTTCATATTTGATATATACAGAGGTTGGATCTAAGAGGATTCTGGACAAGAGTCACTGCTGGTCTCCAGTAAAATCAATACTGGTCACTctctttacttttttattttttatttatttcctgccTTAAggacaaaaaagtcaaccttagTTCTTGCTTGAATGACTCATttttaaagtcaccatgaaatcaaacatttttatgaaataatgcagtgtttattataaattatttattttagcacaTCATTGATTTTTTTAAGTTCATGTGCCCTCATAATCTTCAATCAATAAAATTCACCTTACCCTCGCAATGACATCTCCTCTCTGAGGACATGTTCATCATTCATAGTGAGGGCAGAACAATAATCCCTGCTCTTCAGCTAGCTCTCAATCACATGAGATTGCTGCAATTATCAAATGACAATGATCCAGCCAATTCCTGATAGACTAAATCTTTGGTTTCATGGCAATTTAAGTAACGACATATCTTTTTTCCCGTATTGTGACATACATCCCAAAAAAAGAAATGTAGGTTGTGGActtaaagtgaagtgaaagtaaaagttatgTGACATATATATAAGTCCTtttggataaataaaaaataaataaaaacatgtaaattatAGGTTAATTAAGAACTATTTCATTCAAAATctcataaaaataacaacacaaaatgtatttatagaagaATTTGCAAGCTGCTCTTCTGctatttctacaaaataaaagtgaagATTTTCAGTGCAAAACTAATTAAACTTATGAAACAtcatatttttgagtgaactacccTTTTACGTAAAATGGTTCTCTTTGTTTGTAATGATGTGGTTTTGTAATTTCAGGGCAGTGGAGAGGCCCACGTTCTGTATTTGAGGGCTTTTGGCCAGCACTGGGTGCCAGGTTCCTTGCTTGTATACCTAGCTGTGTGTGCCATGAGTTTATCAAAGGATTGTATCCTGAGCATGTTGAGGGGTGAAGCCAAACAGTTCAAGGCCTGGAAGAGAGGAGAGCGCTCAGAAAGTCAATTGTTAACCTGTAGTTTCATATTTGagagtatgtgttttttttatatacgcTTTTTTTTATTGCAGCCGTCCTTGTGTGCTTTGCAGCCTACTCTCTGATCTGCACCTCTCTCAGGACTTCTAATTTCTATGGTCTCGTTTCAGAAACATAACTCAATTAACAATTTACAcgtttgtgtacttttttttggtaataaatcagctggattaaaaaaaaaagaacataattatTGTTAGCctactgttttgtgtgtgtatacatgttatATATTAGCTTTTGCGACTGTTTTGAAATTTGCCTTTATTATAGGTTGATGTGTGATGGTTTGTGCAAATGGAAGCATAAAAGGTTGGTTGCTGAAAACAGGATGAGAGGTTTAGCCTTGTAAGTGCTCCGGTACAGTACACTAGGTGGCGCCATTCGAGTTTAATACGCATCGATGACTGCTTAAAATATAGCTTTTGCAACTGTTTTTGACTgagatttattgtatttttaacccaataaaaataattttataaaaataataatcccaAATAAACATGTCACATTTATTGCAACATATACAGCagcttttattaatttgaataatttttggtgATTTATGACCAAAAGTAACATTTCTATGTGCAGTTGGGTTGCGCTTAGGTTAGATGCCATCGCTGGAATTGTCTGGTCCTTCTCAGTCTGATTCTGATGGAGACTCAGCCAACTCAGGGCTTGCGGTTCTGGCATTGATCTGTGCTTTCAATATAAGTCTGTCTTTTATCTGTTTTGATACCTAACCTGAGTTTGGTTTAATTCAAAATGATTATGAAAACAGATTAAAGAAGCTCTTTACTGTTACCCTCAGGCTGCCTCTTTGTGGATTTGCCAAAGTTGAGAAGGAGGTACATGGCAACATCTAAATTCTCCTTCCTTTGTGCTTGCCGGGTCACCCCACAACATCTATCCATACATGGACAAATTcattgtatacaaaaaaagtactttaataGCTACTTATTTATAGATTTCCATACTGATAATaagtacataaattaaataattaatttcattatgttatttatttatttaaaagcttttaaaagatgaataaatactcaATGTACATAacaatgtattgctcattgttaggtAAGGCATTAAACAAATGGAATCGTTaccaataaagaaataaaattgtacatgtttatataatattcaaagtATTACATTGAACCAGAATGTAGTTGATCTTTATACAGTTATACAAATGGatgatgtaaaaaatatattagtgGTTTGCAGAGATATTCAACTCAAGGTTCaagctttctattttattttattattatttattttattttttttctattgtattttatcatgacatacattttctataaaatttcaaaaatatgcattataaatattCAAGGTGAGTACCATAGGATGTTGTAAAAGGAAGAAATAATAAAGCCCCGGTATTCAGGAGCTTTTTCCTTAAAGTCAGGTCTGGCCTGGGTCATGTCCTGGTCgattaacatataaaataaataaaaatatacaaacaaataaataaataataaatatattaaatgtttaattttattttgattatagcTTATATAagtataaacaataaattaaattaaattaaacatttaattaatatgcTCAAAAAACAAGATcacaaataacaacaacaaaaaactgttaGCTTACAAGAAGTTTCTTATAAAGGGCAGCTCAAGTGCAATTAGGTGAAATTTGCAGACTGGACAAACACATGTAATTGATTTATTTCCCACAATTTGATATTAAGGCTGCTTATTTTGTTCAAAGTCATCTGACTCAAGTCctggttaattaaaaataaatcaaaaaaataaataatagtgtattaaaaacattttattttattattttatttatatattttatttaaaaaaaaaaaaaattaatgcataaaaaacacaatcacacagaTAACAGGTTTCTCTTAAAAACGTagacaaatgtaaataattgaggtaaaattaattttttataaaaccttGGCCGTAGTAGGGTGAAAGATGGTGACGATTATAGCGGCCCACAGCTGAGTGGGGGCCCCTGGCGATTTCAACAGACTGTCTGAGACCAGCATAAGAAGATATCCTTGCTCTTGaaacaatacatacatacaaaaactcGTCTTTGCGAGTATCCTCAAAAATTgtctgttatgtcttaagtgacagtaaacagctgagaaagaatcAGATGTGTatcattttattgaattaattgtaAGTGACCGTGCCTAATCAAGTAGCTGCTGTCATTgtccttaatgttaatccaagaaattaAATGGGAGAAAATTATTAACTTCTCtttactgaattactttatagttttaacaagaattaatctgtAATTTAATACAGTGAAGACTATATGCAATgctatttacatttaaacatttaaaattaaacattttttaaaattaaacattgtttaatttacaatttttttttttttgttgaacaaATATTTAAGATATTCATTTCATAACATACATTAGGTTCCCTAATGCACAGTTTATTCACATATTAATTAATGAAGGTTTTGGTTATATTgaataaagaattaaataaagaattaaataaataagtgacaAGTGGAACACAAACAGATTTTGAAATATTCAAATTGTGGTtgttctaaatgtatttaaattatttgcttttattgtttGTCTATTTTTGATGTGAGATCAGAGTGGTTCATTTaagacaaaattatatttttgacacTTTTGATGCACTTTTGCCAGCGTTTTACAATGAAGTATACATATGAAAAGTGTAGCTGCTATATGATAAGTAATAAGAAGCAAGCAGCAAGCTGTTTGTGGTTATGCACAGCGGCCGTTTGTTGACACATTCTCATCTTCTGCATTTACCTTGCAATTATTATCAGTTAATTGCACATTAGGTTGCACTGAGACGTACTTCACAACAGTTTTCCACATTGTAACAGTGTCCACATCTTTCCCAATGTCATTTGAAACTGTTTGGATCACAGATAAAAACAATTGCATCTTCTTTCACCAATAGCATAGTTTGGTCAAAGGTTTTGATGAGTTTTTTAAGGCATGTTATTACAACCTATATAGAAATTGCaggataaaataatcaaaaaggactatatatttcatgttttttttgtttgttttttttatgttcttataTGCAGCTCTATTAGCTACATTATGACTTGGTTTACACAGTATTGCCTATTTTATCACATGTCCACTATTGCCTTGATCTTGATATTGTCTTGATCTAGATCTTTTCCAGTTCCTTTGCacacagaaaaatataatttttggttCTTTGATCCAAAGTCGGTTATTGCTTCAGCGGCCATGTCTGAAGCAACTGCAAACCATATGCACTTGTGAAAAACTGGTTGCGACACAAACCAGTCTCTTATAAATAATCCTACTCAACCGCTTCCACACTCCATCTGAACTCCTCTTCAGATATTGTGAGTGATTTTGTGAGTAGCACTGCAGAGATGAGGGTGGCTGTTGTTGTCTTGTGTCTGATGTggctgtgcgtgtgtgagagccGCAGGCTGGGTCGCTGTGATGTCGCCCGTATCTTCAAGCGAGAGGGACTTGATGGCTTTGAGGGATTCTCACTTGGCAACTGTGGGTACTTTGTTATGTGCATTTTCACTACAAACATATAATGTTGGACATGCCTGATATATATGTATGTGGATCCATTTAAAAAGTCCTCAGTAAACATGCAATGTATTGTAAACTGGTCATAATATTctttaacatttctttttgattTGAACTTTTGATTTTCAACAGATGTGTGCACGGCCTACTGGGAGAGTAAGTATAAGACCCACAGGGTGCGTTCAGCTGATGTTGGGAAAGACTATGGAATCTTCCAGATAAACAGTTTTAAATGGTGCGATGACGGCACTCCAGGTGGAAAAAACCAGTGCAAAATACCCTGTGCAGGTACTTTATTCCTTTAAATGGATTTCATGTTACCAAAAACATATTGAACACTGTTCTAGTATACTTGTAGTTAAAAATGGTTGCTGAATCAATCTGTGAttcaaaactttatttataacagtacatttaaatgttaaaataaaatacaaaaaaatgaaataaaaatatgttattgtataaatgtttgttttttttaaaaaaaagaaagatctaAATCCCACTATATCTATGTTTTTAAACTTTTCTATaacccccttttttattttttcatttattatgtttcTTATCTGATAGATTTGCTAAAGGATGACCTGAAAGCTTCAGTTGAATGTGCAAAGCTCATTGTGAAAACCGAAGGACTGAAATCATGGCAAGTATTCATTGCATATATCCTTGGGCACAGCTTATCTTTCACATTAGCAAAGGATGCTTGTCCCTTTAGAGACTCAGCCTCAAGCTCTGTCTATCATTGCATTATATCTAAAAGTATCGATCTGATATGCATTTTTGACATACTGTTAACGTTGATCTTTCTGTCTGCAGGGACACCTGGAGTAGTTACTGTAAGGGGCGTAAGATGACACGCTGGGTGAAAGGATGTGAGGAGCACTAATAAGGCCTTGTTTGGCAACAGGAGCTTTAATTAGCTATCATGCTTTCAGATTATGTGCTAATGCATTTAAACTCTTGGTTTATATgacttttaaaaactaaaagacATTGTCATTATTAACATTTGTAACCTTGATCTTGAGATGTCAATTAAAAGTTCTTCCCAATTGTTAATTTGTGCTTTTCTGTGCTTTACAATCTCACTTTTGGTTAAAGCTTATGCGCCAGCAAATTGTGACAGGTAGTTTGTTTGATACAAGATAGTAGTGGTGGGCtttttaaaaattgcttttatttaaaatttaataatctGTGATTTTCTGTGAAAGAATAATCTTTCACTTTGTCACTTTAATTGAAAATCCATATTGATTGAACAGTACTCTGCATATTGAACAAGTTTCCCTCAATGTCTGCACTGATTTATGTCTCCTATCTCCAATTTCaggtgaattaaataaaacaatttgaattgtggaaacataaaaaaacatctgtatttgccagaacttaaaaaaaaaattggtagaaTTTTTTTAGACTAAACATATGGTTAAAAACAACATATATCCTATTTCACTAActgatataaaatgtatacaccttacattttttttacatttataaactaACAAAAAACAAGTGGTAATTGAGAAAGCCCTGAAGAAATCCTATAAGGAATAAGAAAAAGcttttttcactgtaaaaaatatttaatttttcacttccaaaaatgtgtttaaacaattttcactcagcaATTACTAGTAAAttgcacaaataattacaaagaaacataagtagcacatttaattaaatgtgaaattttgaagtaaaaagtcTAAAATATGAGGCTAATTTCTTGTAAAAGGTGCTctgataatctttgttttatgaaaaattatttttacagattACTAAATATTGTTATGCTGAGAATATCACTCAATGTTATCCTGAGAAATGTTATCCAAATTAATTtgtaatgcaagcgtcatgcacacaaaaacaaaacaccattgtGTTAACACACAACACTAAATACAACTAATATTAACTTAGCAACATACTGTACGATGTCACATAAACCCATACTGAATgcaattaaatagaaaaattgaAGAATGGTTATTCACCTTGAACTAAGACGACTTgcttttcacttccaaaaactaAATGTAACAGTATTTTACAGCATAATTCaatttttcaattcatttttatactctttaacattaaattgattaataaagtgcatccatcatTTTAAAACCCCACCTAAGTGCAATTACATATACTGATTATCATTGCCATAACCCAATTGATTAGTATTTGATGTCTTTGACATTTAGAAGACAGCTGATTTCCAGCTTGCAGGACGGAGTGAGGGTGAACCTCCCCATTCCCATCACTAACTAACCATAATGCAGTTCTAATAGAGAGATGAAGAGTTGTTTGGATCTTGGTCGGGTGGAGAATGAGATGCTTGTGTTATGTATCTCTAATAGGCTAAAATCACCCCCCTCTCCAGATGGGAAAGGGTTTGTTTCCTTACCTCTACCCTGTGCCTCCAGAGTAGTGATTACAGTCATATCTATAATTACCAGATCCTGCGTGTGTGACGTGAGTTCTCCTGCTCAAGCAGAGGACTGATTAGTTTAATTGACTCCGTAATCAGCAGTGTGCTTTAAAGTCTATGCTGTCACTAATTGTAGGCCAGGGCAAATCACATACAAAGTACCACATCTTTTCGGTGTTAATGCGGTCCAGTTCATTTGTCTTATGTGGCTCTAACTCTGCCTGCCAGCTGGACCCCTGAAAGCTGTCTGATCGTGTGTCTATTTAAATTCATGGCCACAACCCTGTttctcataaataaatacaaatggtgTAATTTCAAGTGGGAAAGCTGCAGAAATGAGCTTTGATCTGTGCAAGgcatttttttcttgtaaaagaaACTTGCAAAAGTGTTTGAGGAGCAGAGATATGTATGTTAATTCTTTGTGTGAATACAAGATAATACTATTCATATTCGATATCTGTTAATCACATTAAGAGTTGTTTATTGATAAGAACCTACATTTTGGTCCGTGATGAATCacaaaacagatttcaaaataaatccaATTAACTCAAAAGATTTCAGTTCTTGTTTTTGCTTGTGATTAagcattgattattattattattatttacaaagaaatggcatgaTTATAGAGCCATAAAAACATACCAAAACATCTTCACAATTAAATCGAATCCATTTGTACACGTCTAATTCCTGtcgcaaaaatataaaaaagtattaacaacacattttaaattcaaacgcACAATATCACCCATTCTCACAGAAACACAACTTCCTGTAGAACAAGACGTCTGACAAATTTTGGTATCTGATACAATATGATGCAAACCAGTTTAATACTTTTTAGCATTGATGTTTTCTATAAGGAGTACTTTAAAAGGAGATCAAATATTCACACGCAAAAAACTGCATATGTAACAGTGGCAGcttaaagcagcttcacagtcacatcatacaaaaaatatgtacattttttacaaattcttcttttttctttatgaCAACATCCTCATAAGCTACAGAACAAAACAGCCATTATATTAGCCAATGATTCTGGTCATTTAAAGAACGATCGCATATGTTTCAAAAGAAATCCTATATGCTACTAAATAATCAATAGTGAACCATCATTGGCAATGCATGAGAAATCTTTGAGATTAAATAAGCCTCTCATTTATTGAATGAGGCATACATTTTTTGAGGCCATCTGTTTATGCTCTTTAAGTGTTTAATTTCTTTACTGTGTCACTAGCTTCAGTTCATGTGACCCTATTCACTGTCAAAAGGAactcttttttcctctttttatgTGGTTCCCACTTGTACTTGCtttaattacagtaatttaaTTGCTCACTGTGTTTGTACAGAAATGCAATATGTGTGTAACTGCTCTGCCGGTGCTACACATTTTAGCTAGTATTAATAAATCACACACTAAACTAACCAGCAGGCAAACATGTTGCTGATCAAGCGACATAGATGGCAAAGCCAGAAAAAGGGAGCTGTTTGATTCTTTAAACCTCCATGCCACTGTCTATCTTTGGCGTCTTGGAGATCCAGAGAGTTGATTGGTTAACGTGCGTTGTGGTCCGtggtttactgttaaaaaaatgtaaatgtattaataatttaatacatataattattcattaatttaattttataaatacttCAAAAAACtaatacatgtttggaatgaaatgatgGTGAGTTGATGattcttttttaatgaaaatatgcaTCCTCTATGGGTTGATGTTATATTATAATCTCTTGACATGTGCAGTAttacttgtgtgtgtgcattgtgaAACAGGCCAATTTCCCCACATGAATATGTCGCCTTTGTCATTTACATAATTTGTTGCGGAGTTTAACTGGGAAGGTTTTATAGCACAATGTATGGAAGACAGGACATTCAAAGGTATACACAATAAGCAGACCAAAGCTATGCAACTGTTACGAAACTTGTCTtatgataatatttaattatgagGACCAGTAGCAAACATCTTAAAACAGAGAAGCATCATCTGTTAAGGACTTAAGACGTTTTTCCAAAAGCTTTGAACTCATTCCAGGACGCCTTTTACCGAATAGAGCGTGCTCAGTCATTGCAAGTGATTAAATGTTTTGTCTCAGGATCTCCTCGTCTGCCACAGTGATTGGAAATATGTTAAAAAGACATAATTCTGTGGGAGTGTCAGCTGTATAAACAATAAATTAGACAGATAAGCCACTATATAATGTCTTGCCAAGCACGGGCCGAGATGAACTGCATCTGGTGCTCTATGTTGAGGGATGAGAATGGAGGATGGGAACAGCTTGCTTCAGCAATTCCCTGCAAATCGGGATATTAATGGAGATAGAAGTCAAGTTGGACTCAAGTTGGTCTCAAATGCAGTGTGACGTAATGCGGCAGGCAAACCCCTCCCCCACTACAAAAGTGCTACATGCACACTATAATAAGTGTGTTGATGGTGATTAGTATGGGCTAAGCTGTTTTGCCGGGCACAGTTATAAACAGCTGAATCTAATTAATGACAGTAAAACCTCTGGGTTAGCGAGAAAAACAGAGGATGGTGTCAGATCTCAGCTAGAGAATCCTGATTAATCAAGACGCAAGGCTGTTAGTGAGACACTGACTTCCTGATGCGACACAGTATTTGGGTGATACTGTGCATAATAGGACAGCACATTAGCATTAGTCTGACAGCGTTTACAGTGATTTGATCCTAATGGCTCACCTCTTGCTCAACATCTGGAAACAGCACGTTCCCGAAGCCACCAGAATCAGCAAGAGGAGAGGGATGGTAGGGATCATCACATAGATTAGCAACATAcctgggaaaaaaacaacaacaacatgatttttaattccattcacatacatgcatttattttgagTTGAATTCTGGGTTCAATACAAGAGAAACTCAATTGACTGCATTTGTGGTTTAATGTTGACaatggcaaaaataatatttttactcacctctttttttttctcaggaaaaATACCCCTCAAAAAATCAAGGGTTATAATGGGGAAATAGAAGTGAATGGGGCaatttttaaagaagttttaaaagcagaaatctgaaaatatgaTGCTTAAATTTTATAAAAGTACGTGCAAAAAGTTGtgaatttgtcatttatttttgtttttgtttcttatgctaaccaaggtagtgtttattttatcaaaatcaaCATTAATCAACAttatggaatattattacaatttaactgtTTCATATTTTGatatcatttaaaaatctaaataaaaaatacaaatattaattctttaaaaaaatttcacTGACACCAaagatttgattaattaattcagttAAAACATAGTATTTGTTGTTATATATAActcattattttttacagttattttaggGTTTAGTGTTTATGGTATTCTGTtgtcatgctttttttaaagtaaagggAGAAcaagtcaaaattattttatgtgcTAATCAGCATTATGGCACAATGCTACTGACTGAGCATAACtctgaatattcctttaagaattGAAAATCTACTGTTACTTGAGTGCCCTGGCATTATGAATCGGGGGTTCTCATCCTGATCGACAGGAGATGTTCTCCTCTCCTCTTGTTCTTCTGAGGAAAGATTTAAGGGGCAAATCAACAGATTAGTTCAACACATCTGTAACTTTTTAAGTCAAATGATGACATATTTGACACCTGGCTGCATACCAACATCAGGCCCTTCAGGCGTGTCGTTCTGCACTTTTACCAGGTAACTTTCTGTTCAGAAAAACATAACAAACATTGTAATATAAACCGCGTTAGTACGGTGAATTCAGGTTAATCACAACTCTTTTGAGTCaaaatgttcagtgcaaatctcCTACCTGGTTCATACTTGCAGATGAAATTATGCTTCATATTGCACCTGTCATCATTCCACTGGTAAAGATACGGCCCATCAGGCCCAGCGAGAGCTGCAGGCTGGTGATACATGACCACACAAGCTTCTCCTCCACAGGATGGTTCATCAGCATACCAGTTTCTGTAGAACAGAAGTGTGTTTAATTCATAACCTGATGTAAATCTCTGCTTTGAACAGGCCCCAGATCAGTCCCATCTCACCTAAACTGTGAGAAACCTCCATCTGTCCACCTGTACAGATTGGGACACGAGACAAAGCTGCTAGGTTCCTGTGCGGTGTCGCCCTCCACACGTGTCAACCCGATCCAGAAGTCCCCGTCTGTGATGCCCGACCCGCTGGAAGCACCGGTGGAAGTGGAGATGCTGAGTTCCCGCAGAAGATGTTCGATGtgcttctgctctgctgtgtTCTCAATGCTCAGCAATGAACCGCCGT from the Carassius auratus strain Wakin chromosome 49, ASM336829v1, whole genome shotgun sequence genome contains:
- the LOC113066219 gene encoding lysozyme C, which gives rise to MRVAVVVLCLMWLCVCESRRLGRCDVARIFKREGLDGFEGFSLGNYVCTAYWESKYKTHRVRSADVGKDYGIFQINSFKWCDDGTPGGKNQCKIPCADLLKDDLKASVECAKLIVKTEGLKSWDTWSSYCKGRKMTRWVKGCEEH
- the LOC113066218 gene encoding chondrolectin-like isoform X1; its protein translation is MRAAVGILCALISLVSFSHGARVVSGQTVCQGSAEEPCYKIAYFRDVSSRVAFWEAQDACEMDGGSLLSIENTAEQKHIEHLLRELSISTSTGASSGSGITDGDFWIGLTRVEGDTAQEPSSFVSCPNLYRWTDGGFSQFRNWYADEPSCGGEACVVMYHQPAALAGPDGPYLYQWNDDRCNMKHNFICKYEPESYLVKVQNDTPEGPDVEEQEERRTSPVDQDENPRFIMPGHSSMLLIYVMIPTIPLLLLILVASGTCCFQMLSKSKPRTTTHVNQSTLWISKTPKIDSGMEV
- the LOC113066218 gene encoding chondrolectin-like isoform X2 produces the protein MRAAVGILCALISLVSFSHGARVVSGQTVCQGSAEEPCYKIAYFRDVSSRVAFWEAQDACEMDGGSLLSIENTAEQKHIEHLLRELSISTSTGASSGSGITDGDFWIGLTRVEGDTAQEPSSFVSCPNLYRWTDGGFSQFRNWYADEPSCGGEACVVMYHQPAALAGPDGPYLYQWNDDRCNMKHNFICKYEPESYLVKVQNDTPEGPDVEEQEERRTSPVDQDENPRFIMPGHSSMLLIYVMIPTIPLLLLILVASGTCCFQMLSKRELLKQAVPILHSHPST